From the genome of Symphalangus syndactylus isolate Jambi chromosome 7, NHGRI_mSymSyn1-v2.1_pri, whole genome shotgun sequence, one region includes:
- the ZHX2 gene encoding zinc fingers and homeoboxes protein 2, translating into MASKRKSTTPCMVRTSQVVEQDVPEEVDRAKEKGIGTPQPDVAKDSWAAELENSSKENEVIEVKSTGESQSKKLQGGYECKYCPYSTQNLNEFTEHVDMQHPNVILNPLYVCAECNFTTKKYDSLSDHNSKFHPGEANFKLKLIKRNNQTVLEQSIEATNHVVSITTSGPGTGDSDSGISVSKTPIMKPGKPKTDAKKVPKKPEEITPENHVEGTARLVTDTAEILSRLGSVELLQDTLGHVMPSVQLPPNINLVPKVPVPLNTTKYNSALDTNATMINSFNKFPYPTQAELSWLTAASKHPEEHIRIWFATQRLKHGISWSPEEVEEARKKMFNGTIQSVPPTITVLPAQLASTKVTQPILQTALPCQILGQTSLVLTQVTSGSTTVSCSPITLAVAGVTNHGQKRPLVTPQAAPEPKRPHIAQVPEPPPKVANPPLTPASDRKKTKEQIAHLKASFLQSQFPDDAEVYRLIEVTGLARSEIKKWFSDHRYRCQRGIVHITSESLAKDQLAIAASRHGRTYHAYPDFAPQKFKEKTQGQVKILEDSFLKSSFPTQAELDRLRVETKLSRREIDSWFSERRKLRDSMEKAVLDSMGSGKKGQDVGAPNGALSRLNQLSGAQLTSSLPSPSPAIAKSQEQVHLLRSTFARTQWPTPQEYDQLAAKTGLVRTEIVRWFKENRCLLKTGTVKWMEQYQHQPVADDHGYDAVARKATKPMAESPKNGGDVVPQYYKDPKKLCEEDLEKLVPRVKVSSEPAKDCLPAKPSEATSDRSEGSSRDGQGSDENEESSVVDYVEVTVGEEDAISDRSDSWSQAAAEGVAELAESDSDCVPAEAGQA; encoded by the coding sequence ATGGCTAGCAAACGAAAATCTACAACTCCATGCATGGTTCGGACATCACAAGTAGTAGAACAAGATGTGCCCGAGGAGGTAGACAGGGCCAAAGAGAAAGGAATCGGCACACCACAACCTGACGTGGCCAAGGACAGTTGGGCAGCAGAACTTGAAAACtcttccaaagaaaatgaagtgaTAGAGGTGAAATCTACGGGGGAAAGCCAGTCCAAAAAACTCCAAGGTGGTTATGAGTGCAAATACTGCCCCTACTCCACGCAAAACCTGAACGAGTTCACGGAGCACGTTGACATGCAGCATCCCAACGTGATTCTCAACCCCCTCTACGTGTGTGCAGAATGTAACTTCACAACCAAAAAGTACGACTCCCTGTCCGACCACAACTCCAAGTTCCATCCCGGGGAGGCCAACTTCAAGCTGAAGTTAATTAAACGCAATAATCAAACTGTCTTGGAACAGTCCATCGAAGCCACCAACCATGTCGTGTCCATCACCACCAGCGGCCCTGGAACTGGTGACAGTGATTCTGGGATCTCGGTGAGTAAAACCCCCATCATGAAGCCCGGAAAACCAAAAACAGATGCCAAGAAGGTGCCCAAGAAGCCCGAAGAGATCACCCCCGAGAACCACGTGGAAGGGACCGCCCGCCTGGTGACAGACACAGCTGAGATCCTCTCGAGACTCGGCAGTGTGGAGCTCCTCCAAGACACATTAGGACACGTCATGCCTTCTGTACAGCTGCCACCAAATATCAACCTTGTGCCCAAGGTCCCCGTTCCACTAAATACTACCAAATACAACTCTGCCCTGGATACAAATGCCACGATGATCAACTCTTTCAACAAGTTTCCTTACCCTACCCAGGCTGAGTTGTCCTGGCTGACAGCTGCCTCCAAACACCCAGAGGAGCACATCAGAATCTGGTTTGCCACCCAGCGCTTAAAGCACGGCATCAGCTGGTCcccagaagaggtggaggaggcccGGAAGAAGATGTTCAATGGCACCATCCAGTCAGTACCCCCGACCATCACTGTGCTGCCCGCCCAGTTGGCCTCCACAAAGGTGACGCAGCCCATCCTCCAGACGGCTCTACCGTGCCAGATCCTTGGCCAGACTAGCCTGGTGCTGACTCAGGTGACCAGCGGGTCAACAACCGTCTCTTGCTCCCCCATCACGCTTGCTGTGGCAGGAGTAACCAACCACGGCCAGAAGAGACCATTGGTGACTCCCCAAGCTGCCCCCGAACCCAAGCGTCCACACATCGCTCAGGTGCCAGAGCCCCCACCCAAGGTGGCCAACCCCCCACTCACGCCAGCCAGTGACCGCAAGAAGACAAAGGAGCAGATAGCACATCTCAAGGCCAGCTTTCTCCAGAGCCAGTTCCCTGACGATGCTGAGGTTTACCGGCTCATCGAGGTGACTGGCCTTGCCAGGAGCGAGATCAAGAAGTGGTTCAGTGACCACCGATATCGGTGTCAAAGAGGCATCGTCCACATCACCAGCGAATCCCTTGCCAAAGACCAGTTGGCCATCGCGGCCTCCCGACACGGTCGCACGTACCACGCGTACCCAGATTTTGCCCCCCAGAAGTTCAAAGAGAAAACACAGGGTCAGGTTAAAATCTTGGaagacagctttttaaaaagttcttttccTACCCAAGCAGAACTGGATCGGCTAAGGGTGGAGACCAAGCTGAGCAGGAGAGAGATCGACTCCTGGTTCTCAGAGAGGCGGAAGCTTCGAGACAGCATGGAAAAAGCTGTCTTGGATTCCATGGGGTCTGGCAAAAAAGGCCAAGATGTGGGAGCCCCCAATGGTGCTCTGTCTCGACTCAACCAGCTCTCCGGTGCCCAGTTAACCAGTTCTCTGCCCAGCCCTTCGCCAGCAATTGCAAAAAGTCAAGAACAGGTTCATCTCCTGAGGAGCACGTTTGCAAGAACCCAGTGGCCTACTCCCCAGGAGTATGACCAGTTAGCGGCCAAGACTGGCCTGGTCCGAACTGAGATTGTGCGTTGGTTCAAGGAGAACAGATGCTTGCTGAAAACGGGAACCGTGAAGTGGATGGAGCAGTACCAGCACCAGCCCGTGGCAGATGATCACGGCTACGATGCCGTAGCAAGGAAAGCAACAAAACCCATGGCCGAGAGCCCAAAGAACGGGGGTGATGTGGTTCCACAATATTACAAGGACCCCAAAAAGCTCTGCGAAGAGGACTTGGAGAAGTTGGTGCCCAGGGTAAAAGTAAGCAGCGAGCCAGCAAAAGACTGTTTGCCAGCAAAGCCCTCAGAGGCCACCTCAGACCGGTCAGAGGGCAGCAGCCGGGACGGCCAGGGCAGCGACGAGAACGAGGAGTCTAGCGTTGTGGATTACGTGGAGGTGACAGTCGGGGAGGAGGATGCCATCTCAGACAGATCAGATAGCTGGAGTCAGGCTGCGGCAGAAGGTGTGGCAGAACTGGCCGAATCGGACTCCGACTGCGTCCCTGCAGAGGCTGGCCAGGCCTAG